In Oryza brachyantha chromosome 2, ObraRS2, whole genome shotgun sequence, a single window of DNA contains:
- the LOC107303637 gene encoding uncharacterized protein LOC107303637 gives MARQLPRTGSFSGVWWKLGDDADEQRRLADEEAAVKARIQRRHATARAVRRTIAFTSLTLETAAFVYGLWMARRRRRDGINKTSAAAKTTTTKLLLPVPAFAALLFAAFSRFHHFFDAKDQQKLDRLRAERKAKMGLHSNGSHHNMQKLLIHNQESDPGSPAAAKKGHSRLSFHVGDDE, from the exons ATGGCGCGGCAGCTGCCCCGCACGGGTTCCTTCTCGGGCGTCTGGTGGAAGCTCGgggacgacgccgacgagcagcgccgcctcgccgacgaGGAAGCCGCCGTCAAAGCCCGCATCCAGAGGCGCCATGCCACCGCccgcgccgtccgccgcacCATTGCTTTCACATCCCTCACCCTCGAG ACTGCTGCGTTCGTTTATGGGTTGTGGATGGCcagaagacgacgacgcgacggcatCAACAAGACAAGTGCTGCTGctaagacgacgacgacgaagctACTGCTGCCCGTGCCCGCCTTTGCTGCCTTACTCTTCGCCGCCTTTTCCCGCTTCCACCATTTCT TTGATGCCAAGGACCAGCAGAAGCTCGATCGGCTTCGTGCAGAGAGGAAAGCCAAGATGGGGCTGCATTCGAACGGAAGCCATCACAACATGCAAAAGCTCCTCATCCATAACCAG GAGTCTGATCCAGgttctcctgctgctgctaagAAAGGTCACTCCAGATTGAGCTTCCATGTCGGAGACGATGAATGA